The window ATGATTGCAGTGTTGCGATATGGAAactatcaaataattttgaagttATACTGTTGCAAAACATTACTATGACTTCAACCATTTGGAATATAACAGAAATGAATGATAAAGACTCTATATTAACGGTATCAGAAGATGGAACTTGTAGAATTTGGATTAATTCTCTCGTAAATGATCtagaattagaaaaattaacagattcaaaaaaaattgatacAACTGAAAGTCACAAATGCACTAATTCCGAGGATTTACAAAATAATCAAGAATATAATACTAATATATTAAGTGAAGTCCCAGAAATAAGTCAGTTGAACTCAATTATTGTAGAAAAAATTGGGACAGTTCAGATTTTTAAAGATAACAGCAAATTAAAGGCATATGAATGGGCAAACTGTTGCTGGAATTATTTAGGAACAATAactgaaattaataatctaAGTAGTaaagtaaaatatttaGGTGATAAGTACTTCGATTCTGGATTATATGATTTGgttattaaaattgaaattgatattgattgcaataataataaagtacCTTTTAACTTTGGCAACAGTGTAATAGAATTGAGCGAAAAGTTCTGTTTAAGGGAGGGAATCGAcagaaaatattgtaaaGCAATTagtaattcaataataaatggcATTAATATTGTTGAAAACGCCACTACGTTTAgtgaattatttgaatcatgttttgaattcaaactatttaaaaaattcaatatagATAGCTTAATTATCTCTTTTGGTAGAGAACAAAAAGCTTATCTAGATCAACTTAATACAAAAGATCGAATAAATTCAGATAATACTAGTTATCTTCTTGATGCTGAAACAGAACATTTGAATgacttttttattaaattaaagagTAAAATTTGCAATGAAACCAATTCTTTTACTTCattccaaataaaatatattgaaatgGACATAATATACAAAAAACTATCGAATTTCATTGGAAATAACTCTCTTAGCGTTCCAATAATTGACTTGTGGAGAATCCTTGCGCTCCACCCACAAAGCAGTGATATTCACAAGAAAACCGACCAAGGGTGGTGGCTATTAgcattaatattgaatgtCGTTGATTTGATTTCCATTGATTATCTTAATTATCCATCAATTAGTGGAAACAATGAATTCAGAGGCTCACTCTTTCTAATTTGTATTCGATTCTTATGCAATATGTTCCATAATTCTACAAATAGAGAAGCAATGTTGTCTAAGATACAAagtataatattaaatatcgATAAATCAACAACTAGATTCACAGAAAGAAACTTCCAACTTTCACTTAAGGAAAATACAAACAAAAATGCGATAGTTGCATGCTTAGCATTTATGTTTAACTATATTGTCGCACTAAACAATAAAAACTGTGCCTTTGTTGattcaagaaatttaataatcttATATGTATGTAAATTTATCCCTTTAACAAGATGTGATGAATTTGCGGAATACGTTGATgaaattcttcattatcaactattaattcttactaacaattattattacttaatTAAACTTGAAAGTTATTCTCATATATATA is drawn from Cryptosporidium parvum Iowa II chromosome 4, whole genome shotgun sequence and contains these coding sequences:
- a CDS encoding At3g18860/MCB22_3, whose amino-acid sequence is MLYILSKELTGHEGCARCVCVLKDNRIVTGGLDNQIIIWNYLENAWIQELHLLHHKSYVLALEPSDILLNEESHEILFYSGGLDKIIYRLSAKDGKILATYKGHKSTICSIKEHCELNILISGSWDGSAIIWDLNSSECKHILNGHQHAVTVSIISQPISGKFFLLTGSQNKSLFLWKIPEAKLIKTITNSHDDIIRSISISNNIFEKDSVVAITVSNDCAIKIWQLFLKSGSENCILKNTKKHHKSFIFDVKFSKFHTECFFTASDDCSVAIWKLSNNFEVILLQNITMTSTIWNITEMNDKDSILTVSEDGTCRIWINSLVNDLELEKLTDSKKIDTTESHKCTNSEDLQNNQEYNTNILSEVPEISQLNSIIVEKIGTVQIFKDNSKLKAYEWANCCWNYLGTITEINNLSSKVKYLGDKYFDSGLYDLVIKIEIDIDCNNNKVPFNFGNSVIELSEKFCLREGIDRKYCKAISNSIINGINIVENATTFSELFESCFEFKLFKKFNIDSLIISFGREQKAYLDQLNTKDRINSDNTSYLLDAETEHLNDFFIKLKSKICNETNSFTSFQIKYIEMDIIYKKLSNFIGNNSLSVPIIDLWRILALHPQSSDIHKKTDQGWWLLALILNVVDLISIDYLNYPSISGNNEFRGSLFLICIRFLCNMFHNSTNREAMLSKIQSIILNIDKSTTRFTERNFQLSLKENTNKNAIVACLAFMFNYIVALNNKNCAFVDSRNLIILYVCKFIPLTRCDEFAEYVDEILHYQLLILTNNYYYLIKLESYSHIYIPEDKEIRNISNLILKCSRSSKTLYYQLVTSLNIIKNGRN